A genomic region of Dehalococcoidales bacterium contains the following coding sequences:
- a CDS encoding TIGR03936 family radical SAM-associated protein has product MQRLRLRFSRGARLKYISHLDLIRLWHRAFRRAGLELAYSEGFNPHPRIHIAAPLPLGVTGESELMDVVFAREYSPHYILTMVNQQLPDDLEVKQVMVAALNAPSLQGQVRRAHYRVEVSVGNSRQEVEAAIANLLDLDNLPWTHRREEKTRSYDLRSQIYDIWIEEATPSIIIIGMDLQCDSGGSGRPEQVVKALGLPPPVSIHRTKLVIEAN; this is encoded by the coding sequence ATGCAGCGGCTGCGGCTTAGGTTTTCAAGGGGCGCTCGTCTCAAATATATTTCCCATTTGGATTTAATTCGTCTGTGGCATAGAGCTTTCCGACGCGCCGGGCTTGAGCTGGCTTATTCAGAAGGTTTCAATCCTCACCCCAGGATTCACATAGCAGCACCACTCCCATTGGGGGTAACAGGTGAATCAGAACTAATGGATGTGGTATTTGCCCGGGAATATTCTCCACATTATATACTCACGATGGTTAACCAGCAGCTCCCGGATGACCTGGAGGTAAAACAGGTTATGGTGGCGGCTCTGAATGCTCCATCTTTGCAGGGTCAGGTGCGCCGGGCGCATTACAGGGTTGAAGTATCAGTTGGCAACAGCCGGCAGGAAGTGGAAGCGGCGATTGCTAATCTGCTTGATCTGGACAATTTACCGTGGACTCACCGACGTGAAGAGAAGACGCGTAGTTATGATTTAAGAAGCCAGATATATGATATTTGGATTGAAGAAGCGACCCCTTCAATAATTATTATTGGTATGGATTTACAGTGCGATAGCGGTGGTTCCGGCCGGCCGGAACAGGTGGTGAAGGCACTTGGGCTCCCGCCGCCAGTTTCCATACACCGCACAAAGTTGGTAATAGAAGCAAACTAG